One window of Trifolium pratense cultivar HEN17-A07 linkage group LG5, ARS_RC_1.1, whole genome shotgun sequence genomic DNA carries:
- the LOC123885736 gene encoding probable glycerol-3-phosphate acyltransferase 8, whose protein sequence is MAPPKLKRNFPPITEYNGTSSPHESVAADLDGTLLISRSSFPYFMLVAVEAGSLLRGFILLLSVPFIIFAYLFVSESLGIQMLIFISFAGLQFDDIELASRAVLPRFYAADVRRESFEVFDRCKRKVVVTANPTVMVDAFVKDYLGGDKVLGTEIEVNSKTKKATGFVKKPGVLVGDLKRLAVVKEFGDELPDFGLGDRKTDHDFMSICKVWLLVY, encoded by the exons ATGGCACCGCCAAAACTGAAACGTAACTTCCCTCCGATAACCGAATACAACGGAACTTCTTCCCCGCATGAATCAGTCGCCGCCGATCTCGACGGAACACTTCTCATTTCTCGAAGCTCTTTTCCTTACTTCATGCTTGTTGCTGTTGAAGCTGGAAGTCTCCTCCGTGGcttcattcttcttctctccGTTCCTTTTATTATCTTTGCTTATCTATTTGTTTCTGAATCTCTCGGTATTCAGATGCTGATTTTCATCTCTTTCGCTGGTCTTCAATTTGATGATATCGAACTCGCTTCACGCGCTGTTCTTCCAAG ATTTTATGCTGCGGATGTAAGGAGAGAGAGTTTTGAAGTATTTGATCGGTGTAAGAGGAAGGTAGTGGTGACGGCGAATCCGACGGTGATGGTGGATGCGTTTGTGAAGGATTATCTCGGCGGAGATAAGGTTTTGGGAACGGAAATTGAGGTGAACTCTAAGACAAAGAAGGCGACTGGATTTGTGAAGAAACCTGGTGTACTTGTTGGAGATTTGAAGCGTTTGGCAGTTGTGAAAGAGTTTGGTGATGAATTGCCAGATTTTGGACTTGGAGATCGGAAAACTGATCATGATTTCATGTCAATTTGCAAGGTTTGGCTTCTAGTATACTAA